The DNA sequence AGGCGAGGGCAccagagggggagggaagggagtggTCTCTGTAATCAGCCTGCTTCAGACAGGCAAATGAGACAAGCAGCAGATGGAGAAGATGACCGTGGCCAAATGAGGATATTAACTGTGTCTTAGACGGGGGATGATTCTTTTGAATCCTTCAGATACGTGGAATAGCCACTCAAGTCACTACTGTCCAAGGTGTTTCTCCACCAAACCCCAAAGGCCATCCAGTGCAGGGCAGGTCTTGGGTCACCCTTTGCAGTCCAGCCAATctccagttttttccccctccccctgtctATCTGGAAGCGCACACTGCAGTTGCATGGTGGGAAGCATTGCAATGCAGAAAGGATGAGAGGCCTGCTCGAGACGGGGTGGTGCAAGAAACTGGATCCTCCAGGCCTGGCCCATGGGAACCAAAGAgcttctttcccaccccagaaGGGCTAACTGGAGGGACCAGAGTCTGCAATAATTCCTTCTCCTTCACCACCAACACCGCCGCCACCGCCTCCCCCTGCTCCTACTCCCAGAAGCAAATGGCCCTTCACATGACGGAGCagctttttgctttttctttcttgaaaGTGGAAGAGATCAGCTCAGATCGGCTGGGCAAACGGAGGAGTCTCTTGGGAAAGCTCCTGGCTGGGCTCTTGGGGGGATGAGGGCCAGGCTTGCTGAGGCAGATGGATGCTGCTGTCCGGAAGATGCTGTGGACACTCTTCTCTGATGTGAAAGCTGAACACTCCAGATAGGTCTCTGCTCCAAGCTGCTTGGCCACAGCACAACCCTGAAAAGAGAAGATGGCATAAAATCCAGCTCCAAATTATGAAAACATCAAGCGTTACCAAGATCCCAGATTCAGATAGGAGTTTTGGAACGGCGACACACTGACAAGTGTTCTGACTTTGACTTTAGCAGGGAATTTTGGTTAGGTGAGGAGCTGTATCTAGGTGTGTGATATCATGAGGAGCTGCTTGATACTGAAATCAGACTACTGGTCCAGCTAATTCAGTACTGTCAGAAGCTCTCCATTgtctcagccaaaaaaaaaagttttctgctCAATCACAAGATGCCAAGAATTGACCTTGGAACCTTCTCCCTGCAAAGCatctgctctaccactgagctacaacatGCATCTCTGTTCCAGGTCCTTGTGCAGATATATTTGACCCACAAAGGTAACAGTTTTTGGCTATAGCAGGAAACACTGAATTCCCCTAATTTCTGGGAGATTAGGAATTCTACACCTGCATGCAATAATCATGGAGACCGTACACTTGAACTGAGCTAATATCTGCTTAGTCTCAGATCAAATCCTCTCTGCCAGACCTGGACCAAACTATTATACCAAGTCCTCAAACAGTTCTCATCCAATCAATTACTGTCATCCCACCCAGTGTTTGAAGCAGAAAATGGCTCACTTTCCATCTGGCTCTTCATAACTTCCCCGAAAGTTAGAACAACAGAGGTGGCAGTTTCCTTCACAGAAACAGAAGAGCAGCAAGAACACAACTGTGAAGCAGCACAGCTTCGAATACAGACAACCTAACTAATCAGAATGCTTTCTGTGTAGCAAACATCAAAGGTGATTGAAAGGGACTGGGAGGGTGCTCACTGGTTGCATTTTATGTGCTACCAACTTTGCAAAATGTGCACAAGCAAAAATATATTGTACAGTAAGACAGGGGTTCCCCGCAGAGGGTTCCCTTCTAAACCTCCTAACCTCCACTACCCTTTTGATCTGGTCcatcttgtgtttctttttctccctCAGATTTCTTGCATGCTTCTGGCTGAAGATTTAATGTGAAGCACCAAGATGCTCCTGGGCAATTGGGTTGCATTTTGGATACATCCATACAATCTGGATCCGCTGTAGACTTGTTTTCACATCTGTTGTGATGTTGCCTGCGTGGGGTATACTGTTGATGGCTATACCCTAGCATCTGTTTTGTGTCAACATTGGTTAGCCATAAAGCCTCCCTATTTTATCAAAAGATTATTTATCCCAGGACAATTCAAACAATAGGGCAACACTTCACTGTACAAGATGGCAAACTTCTATAACTATTTAATACAGAATTCCCACCATTGTCCCAGGCAACTCTAGGGAGGGCATGGAAAGATTCATGTCTGAAACCTTAAAgaaccactgccaatcagtgttaataatactgagctagacaaaCTTGGGGTCTAACTCAGTAGGgaggcagctttctgtgttcaaatAAGATAGCATTATTTTGAATTCAGGCTATTTTACATGCAAGAGTTAGCTTATAACTAACCCACTGGATTCAAAGCATCTAACTGTATATTATGCAAGTGGCTTGTTTTGAGCCACCAGACAGTAAACATATCTAAGCTTCTGAAAGTGATATAATGACTTTGAATATTTTTAGGAGATCTGTTCAGAGTACCTTTACATTTCTTATCAAGTGCCTATTTTCACTCACAAGGAAGTCTTTACAAACTTAATGACACACCTAGATATGGGATGGGTGAGTTTATTtcaagctttttttccccttgaagctCGATACATATTGGTAATTTTGGGATTAAGCTGCTATATATCACCATGTCATTCCAGGATAGTGTTGCCATAACCACAGGTGCAAATGTACCCTACCAAGAATGATTGCTTTGACCCAAATGAAGCAACCTGCCCTTCCCTAGCAGTGAAAGGAGTCCAGACTGGGAGAACAGAATCTCATTCCAGGTTGGAGATACAAACTAGCATCACAGATAGGTTTACCTGTTCATATGAGATAGGGGCTTGCTTTTGGTGCGAGAGCTCCATCAGGGTACTGAGGTCAGTGCGCAGATCTATCTTGCAGCCAATCAGTAACACACGGGTACTGGGACAGTAGTCCAAGATTTCTGTCTTCCACTGGAAAGAGAGAAGTGTCTTGGTGGTGAGCTGAACTCCATGTTTGGAAGATTCAAAGCCTGTATTCCTGAAACTGCCATAACGTCACAATACAGGCTATCCTGCCCTTCTGGGCTCAGTTGAAATTCAATAATCAAACTGAGGAAAGTGCAAACTCAGTACAGTTATTTCCTCTTGTACACTAGCTAGTTCACTGCTGTCCCTCTCTGCAGTGTCTATTAACTGGCATGTGATTTGAAAGTCAGAGTCCGATACAAAATTCGAATGCTCTCAAATCTACAGACACATAATATCCTTGGGAGAGGTTGCTCTAGCATCAGTTTTATCCCTGCATCAAGTTAAAGGTAACAAGAATCAGACTTTTTAgaaacacacatgcatacaccaGAGAGATGAGCTCCAGAATACCAGGATTTCTCATAGGCACTGATACCTAGAGGCAAATTTCAGCAGCTACTGGAAATTAGTTGACTGGGTGTTATGAGCACTGCCAAATCTTAGGACAAATATATTAAAGACTTTGTACCTCCAACCTCCTCTTCTCCTCTGGCCAGGTAGAGATAATATGTAGAGCTTAGGGTTATGGTCAGTTTCACATGTCATTACTAATACAGGACAGACCATCAGGAAAAACTACTGAGTGCATGCTGCAGATTCTTGCACAGAAGAATTAGCTCAGGTTTTTGATTTAGCATCCCATGCCCCTTTGACAACTACTACCCAGAGGAGTTTTGGTTTGCTTTTTGTATACTCCACCctccattaaaacacacacacacacacacacacacacacacacacacacacacacacacacacacacacacacacacacacacagggctcaAGATGTCAGTTTCATCTTCCCTCCCTTCCATAATCATCAATTCTTGACCTGGGGCTCACAATTAATGAGGCTCCAACAAGATTGTCTACATTTATCAGTGCAGAAGCACCCCAGGGGGTGCTAGCCTGAAGTATTTGCAACATggatttaaaatgaaatatatttaCCAAACCTGCAAGACTGAGAACACTGACCTTTCTCAGGCTCAATGTAGTCAAAAGTAATAAAGGGGAAGGCGAGTTAGAGCGAAATCTGGGACACTGCTGGGTTTGTttgctgtcataagaacataagagcagccctgctgaatcagacaaaGGTCCCATGTAGCCCAGCAATCTCATTTAGTCCAGCGTTCCATTTTCCCACCATGGCCAGCCAAATGCCCCTGGAGAGCAGGCAAGCAGGGCCATAGCCACCTCCCACCGGTTGCTTCCTAGCAACTGATATTTCAAGGtagactgcttctgaacatgagGGTTTGGAGTACAGTAGGGTTGCGTTTTCCGTCCTCTGTTATTCCATAATTCTCCAAGACAGGGATGGAGAATTTCCAGGCTTCATTATAATATTATCACTATTCACAGCTGTAGGCCATAAATGCATTACTTACAAATACGTACATTCCCatacaaagtttttaaaatgtaaagtTAAAGCACAGAATCTTTCTTTGGACTGgagaaaacacattttttaatgccatgttttccccccaaaattatGGGGCAGATAAAAATGCACTCAGCAGCCAACATTCAGCCCGTGAATTGACAGCTGGCAATTCCTGTTCTAAATGTTTGGTGGCATTTCACTCTATTTAAAAGATATATATTCCACTTTACCCCAAGCTCAAAGTGGCATACAACACAcaa is a window from the Tiliqua scincoides isolate rTilSci1 chromosome 2, rTilSci1.hap2, whole genome shotgun sequence genome containing:
- the RND1 gene encoding rho-related GTP-binding protein Rho6 translates to MRERRTPQPAVARCKLVLVGDVHCGKTAMLQVLAKDCYPETYVPTVFENYTACLETEEQRVELSLWDTSGSPYYDNVRPLCYSDSDAVLLCFDVSRPETMDSALKKWKTEILDYCPSTRVLLIGCKIDLRTDLSTLMELSHQKQAPISYEQGCAVAKQLGAETYLECSAFTSEKSVHSIFRTAASICLSKPGPHPPKSPARSFPKRLLRLPSRSELISSTFKKEKAKSCSVM